TGATTCTTCACCTGTCATGTGTGAGTCTGGTTATGCTCTGGGGCCATGGGTGTGCCATGCATGTGCCACTGGTCTACAGCATTTCCATGGATGGCAGTGGTGACGGAGGGGAGCCGGATCTTATATTCCCCGTCGATAGCCCCCACCACCCTGTCTCCCCGGTAGATGTCACCCCCACCGCCGATGTCACCCCTGTCAATGTCGGCCCCGTTgatgtctcccctgtctcccccaccACTACCCTAGCCCCCACCCTGGTCAGCACCATCActaacaccatcaccaccactatgaTCCGCCTCAAGGACTTTATGGTCACCCGGGTGGTGGACTTCCTCCAGGATAATATGCTGATCATCATAGTGGTCACCTCCCTCCTCATTGTCATGATCTTCATCATCTGCTGTGCCGCTACCATGAGCCAAAAGCGCAAGTTGGAGGCCTACAAACCCCCTGCCAACTCATCCAGGAAGTACATGGACCACAAGGCGGAAGGAGTCAAATCCTCCAGTGAGGTCCAGAGTAGGGTGTGCGGCGGGCCAGACTCAACCAGGAGGGTCCAGATCCAGGGAACCCCCAAGAATCTG
The sequence above is a segment of the Coregonus clupeaformis isolate EN_2021a chromosome 16, ASM2061545v1, whole genome shotgun sequence genome. Coding sequences within it:
- the LOC121584189 gene encoding transmembrane protein 119-like; translation: MRHHLILHLSCVSLVMLWGHGCAMHVPLVYSISMDGSGDGGEPDLIFPVDSPHHPVSPVDVTPTADVTPVNVGPVDVSPVSPTTTLAPTLVSTITNTITTTMIRLKDFMVTRVVDFLQDNMLIIIVVTSLLIVMIFIICCAATMSQKRKLEAYKPPANSSRKYMDHKAEGVKSSSEVQSRVCGGPDSTRRVQIQGTPKNLRTPSTALVGEKVGKEPKPKEVQKVKEVEEKETRRVEPKHKGQKAEEVQQSSSPSTSQPMVCTCHLRKANH